The DNA region GTTCCCTTAGACTCGATAGAGAAGATCGCAGACAAGATTGTTGAACTCGCCGAGGATCCGATCCAAAGCGTGCGTATAGGGCAAGCGGCAAGAAGATACACCGAGGAGACTTTCGGTGTTAAAACACACGTCCAAAAAATACAAAACGTTTATGAACAATTGCTTGACACACATTGAAATCGCCTATTGGCACAGCGTGCCGCATTGTCCGCGATGAAATCACCTCAAAACTGAAATCAGATTTTTATACCAAAAAACATTGACAGAATCCAAGACATCATTGTATACTATCTATATGAGACAACGCTATGACAATGTAGCTAAATTCGTAACGACTGAGTATGCTGAACCTTTTGTAGAACTCATCCTTAAATATCCAAATGCCACAGTGCTGGAGAACTTGGCAACTGAGCAAATTACACTCAAGGCACGTGAGACAGACAGCACACTGAAAGTCCAGTTTCCTGATGAAGTTGCTATTCTTCATAACGAGGTTCAAGCATATAACAGCCAGGAACCGATGCCGCTCCGGATCGCAGGCTATAATGGATTTCTTATTAGAGAGCACAAACTTAACGTCTACTCCAGTGTCCTCTATTTGCATCCGAGTGCGGGTAGAAACGACCCGGGATTCTATGAATATGGCGGCTATGGGTGTGAGTACAGACTTAAGTATAGAGTAATTCGGCTAATTGAGATAGAAGGACAATCAATTTTAGAAGCACAGGTCCCCGGTCTGTTCCCGCTTTCGCCATTGATGAAACCGCCTGAACGGATGGGGCCGAACCGCTGGTTGGAGACGTGTGTTGATGCGACCTTTACCGCACCTGTAGATCAGAACAACCGGGACCTTTTACTGGCTGCTTTGGGCATCTTTGGGGGTTTGGTTTATGAACCTCAAATGATAAAACAACTTTTACCGGAGGGCATCATGCAAGAATCTCCTTTTTTCCGTGAATATATTCAAGAAGCAGAAGAACGTGCTATGGAACGCGGTTTAGAACGCGGTTTAGAACGCGGTTTAGAACGCGGACAAAAAAAGTGTGCTATCGACTTAATTTTGGAATTGCTGAGCGAGCAATTTCAGTCGGAGGCAATACAGACCCTAAAGCCCGATCTGGAAAGAATCGACGATTTAGATCGTCTCAAGCAGCTGCTACGTGCAGTCCCGAAAACGCCAAGTCTTGAAGCATTTACGAAATCTGTGCGTGAAATATAGGAGGCCACACAGTGCTTACACAAGAACAGTGTGATTTTTACGAAGAGAACGGTTATATCGGTGTTGAGGCGGTGCTAACAGTGGAGGAGGTCGCCGATCTTCAACGCGTCACCGATGAATTTGTTGAGAAATCAAGAGAGGTTACCGAACATACTGACATCTTTGATTTGGAGCCAGGACATACGCCTGCTAATCCGCGCGTGCGTCGCATCAAGAGTCCAGCACTCTACCACACCGTCTATGACCAGACTTTACGGCATCCCAAGGTTCTGGATATCGTGGAACAACTTATCGGATCCGGGGTCCGGTATAATGGGCATAAATTGAATATGAAGTACCCGGAGTTTGGAAGTCCGGTGGAATGGCATCAGGATTGGGCGTTTTATCCACACACCAACGATGATCTGCTTGCTGTCGGTATCGTTATTGACGACATGACTGTAGAGAACGGCGCATTGATGATAATTCCGGGCTCCCACAAGGGACCCACTTTAGATCATCATCAAGACGGTGCCTTTATCGGTGCGGTTACTGACCCTGATTTCACGCCAGAGGGAGCTGTACCTGTTGAATTGAAGGCAGGCGGGATCACGCTCCATCATGTCCGTGCGTTACACGGTTCTGCCCCGAATACTTCCGACAAACCGCGTCGTTTACTTCTCTTCCAGTATTGCGCAGTGGATGCGTGGCCCCTGAAGGGCATTCCAGATTGGGACAGCTTCAACGACTTGATCATTCGTGGGGAACCAACAAATCAACCCCGTATGGTAGCTGCGCCGGTGCGTATGCCGGAGCCGTATGCAGAGTTGAAAGGCTCTATCTACGAGGTACAGTCTCTGCTTGACAACCCGCTCTACGCCAAGGCACAGTAGGTTAAAATAGAAAGTGCGAGGCACGCAGACCTCGCACTAACACACAGATTTGGTTCTTCTGAAAAAAGAAAAGGCGAGTCAATCTCGCCTTACCGATTAAGGTTTACTCAGCTGCTTTCGCGGTAAAACCGGCACCTTCAACAGCTTTTACGAGCGTGTCCGTTTCGACCTTGCCCTTCTCAACCTTCACAACCGCCTTATTCTCAGCCATAGAAACACTGACAACCTCAGAAACGCCCGTAACCTTTTTGAGTGCATCCTGCACCTTACCGGTACATAAACTTCACGTCATCCCAGTTACAGTCAGCGTCACTTCTTCAATGGCTGCTTCAGCACTCTTTTGTTGATCTGCACACGCGACCACGAATAAGAGTGCAGCGAGGCAGATAAATACCATTCCGGCGTTTAACTGACGCATGAGTCTATCCCTCTTATTTGTAGAGCGATTTCCTGTCGCTCCTCTTCAACTCTGTCTATAAACAGGAAAGGTGGGTGAAGCCCACCCTTCCGGTTAAGCGGTTAAGCTTTATTCAGCGACTTTGGCATCGAAACCTGTATCTGTAATGACCTTGGCGACTTTGTCAGCTGAAACTTTACTCTTCTCGATCTTTACAACAGCTGTATTGCTCTCATCAGAGACGCTTACCACTTCAGTCACACCGGGAGTGTTCTTGAGTGCTTCCTGCACTTTGCTGGTACACGCGCCTCACGTCATGCCCGTGACATCGAACGTTACTTCTTGGATCTTTTCACCGAAAAGTCCACAACCGACCATGAAGACGAAAACAACGAGAAAGATCAGCGATAATCTTGCGATATGCATGGATTAACCTCCTTGAATTAGTTGTTTACCATTCTAACATGTATTAATTTTTTTGGCAATAATTTTTTCAAGTTTGATGCAGACACATCCCGAATTACGCGCCAAAGTTCCAAAAGTTACCGTCGACGATAGCCTGCTTGTTCTGATAGCGCGTAGAGTTGCGAATTTTTCATGAAACGAATATCCTGTCCTCGCAATTTCTGTCCATACCGCTTTTCCAAGAATTGAATGCGTTCCTGCCGGTCAGAGAGCGGCATCCGTTTAGGGGTCTGCATTTTAAGCAATTCCTCACGTGATATTTTTTTCGGAGATGTAGGTGTCTGTGGTCCATCATAGTAACATTTGGGGCATACGGCATAACGCGGATAACGGAGCCGACCGCAGCGGCAACGTGCTGTTCCATCGGAGCCACCGAGGGACTCTTTCTGTATTTTTTCTGTTGCCATTGGATTACCTCCGATGCACATCAAGGAATGTGAAGACCTTTTGAATCCGTTGGAGCTGCTTTTGAAACGCAGCAGCCCGCTCAAAGTGAAGTGCTTCCGATGCGCGGTCCCGTCTTTCAATTAGACTCGTCTGCACTTTTTCGTACGCGCCATCCAGTAGATTAACGATGTCCGTTATGGTTTCTCCATAGACTTCGCGCGTGATAAGCGCCGCGCAGGGAGCATCACAACGCTTCACATGGTATTGGAAACAGGCACGAAATCCTGGAACAGGTGTGATTTCCCCTTCGCACGTGCGAACTGAGAAAATCCGCTGTAAGATATCAATCGCTTCGTCTGTCCATCGGCGACTCGACAGCGGACCGAAATATCTCGCGCCATCCGGTTGCGTTTCAGAGACCCGTTCAAGTCGTGGAAATGCCTCGCCGACATCTATCCGAATATACCAAGATGACCGTCCATACTTCATGGCGGTGTTATAGGAGGGTTGATGCTCTTGAATCAGGCGTGACTCTAAGAAAAGTGCTTCCTGCTCTGAACGACACACCTGATAGCGCACATCTGTCGTCCATCGGATGAGTCTTTTAATTTTGCTTGGGCGTTTTTTTACCTTATGGAGGTAGGAGTGTACCCTCTTCCGTAGACATTTTGCTTTACCGATATAGAGGATCGTCCCCGAAGCCCCTCGAAAAAAGTAGACACCTGGATCCGTAGGTACGTCGGCGACCATTTCTCGCGTTAGCATAGATTAATTCACATCGTGATGTTATTTGTTACAATTTATCTTATCATATTTTCTGAAAGCGTTCAATGAAAAGGTCCATTCACGGGCTGCAAAAAAGTTGACATTTTTATACGAGTTACGTTATAATAACATCAAATAGTGTAGTAGCATGTTCGCGACCGGTAACGCGAATTCGATTTGCAAACTACATTTGGATTAAAGCATAGCGCAAGGAGGAATAGTTCATGAAAGGTATTCTTGTTTTAACAACACTCGCGCTGACCCTCATAGCGGGTTTCGCTTTTGCCACGGAAGCACCGACTGTGCAAGGCGAGTATATTGAAGCCCGTTCCGCGAGTGTCTACGTTGGGGCGTGCCACTTTGGGTCCGAATTTGTGGAAGGTGGCAGAGAGGCAACCGCTGTCTGGAACATTCAGAGCGGAAGTTGGAACAACGTTTCGCTGGAGAACTTAACCGTTGTTGCTGTCATTAGTGGGAAAAATAACTTGGCAATCGACACTGAAACCCGCAAGAGCGTGTTGTATATGGATGCGAGCACCACGCCGGAACAGCGTGCTGCGCTCAAAGACCTGTTAACAACGAAACGCGCGGACGTTTTAGGTAAAGTCGTTGCAACCCAAACCGCTTCTATCGAATTCTCGAAAGAAGGGACTAAATATGACGTGACGGTTGGAGAAGTCCTCGCCCTGTCCGCGAACCGTTATCCGTGTGCCGGATGCACACAGCCACATCAGATCTGGTATAAACCCCTGACAACGATTCAGAACGCGATCGTCGGCAAATCTGAAGTCTATCGTTATAAAGACACCCACCTCCCGGTGACGTGGCATCAAAGCGGCGCAGAGAACAACATCTTTGTCGGCAACTTCTCCATTTAAGGCAGTGAATGTCTGTAGTTACCTCTGCGTAGCTACAGACACCCCTTACATCCATCGGAATTGTAGTTTTTAACTTACCCCATCAATCGGATTTTGGCTACCATTCCGAGATCAACGAGCCAGGCTTTGCCTTGATTCTGCTTCGGCATCCGCCGCCTCCACTTTATCACATTGAACAAAAAGTGTGTCAGCAATTTCAGTGAGTGCCTTTGAGAGTTTTGTTGAGTTTTCGGAGTTGGTTCAAGGACTGTTTCAAGGGTTACGGGTGTTGGATTTTTTCACCGGTGTTCAGTGTCAGATACATCTCCATGTCGAAGTCAGCACCTACGCTTTCACTTGTAGTGGGTAACACTTCTTTTTGATTAGAGTGTCAAGTGTTTTTTCAAAAAACCCTGTGGTCTCATACATGAGGGCAGATTTCTTCCCACACCTAAAGACATAGGTCTCCAATCCGTATTTTTGATGAAAATCAACACTGTCAATAAATTCTTACTCATCTCAATTGATTGCTGGCGGTTCGATGCACTCAGTCGGACGAACCC from Candidatus Poribacteria bacterium includes:
- a CDS encoding GIY-YIG nuclease family protein — protein: MLTREMVADVPTDPGVYFFRGASGTILYIGKAKCLRKRVHSYLHKVKKRPSKIKRLIRWTTDVRYQVCRSEQEALFLESRLIQEHQPSYNTAMKYGRSSWYIRIDVGEAFPRLERVSETQPDGARYFGPLSSRRWTDEAIDILQRIFSVRTCEGEITPVPGFRACFQYHVKRCDAPCAALITREVYGETITDIVNLLDGAYEKVQTSLIERRDRASEALHFERAAAFQKQLQRIQKVFTFLDVHRR
- a CDS encoding DUF1326 domain-containing protein → MKGILVLTTLALTLIAGFAFATEAPTVQGEYIEARSASVYVGACHFGSEFVEGGREATAVWNIQSGSWNNVSLENLTVVAVISGKNNLAIDTETRKSVLYMDASTTPEQRAALKDLLTTKRADVLGKVVATQTASIEFSKEGTKYDVTVGEVLALSANRYPCAGCTQPHQIWYKPLTTIQNAIVGKSEVYRYKDTHLPVTWHQSGAENNIFVGNFSI
- a CDS encoding phytanoyl-CoA dioxygenase family protein, which translates into the protein MLTQEQCDFYEENGYIGVEAVLTVEEVADLQRVTDEFVEKSREVTEHTDIFDLEPGHTPANPRVRRIKSPALYHTVYDQTLRHPKVLDIVEQLIGSGVRYNGHKLNMKYPEFGSPVEWHQDWAFYPHTNDDLLAVGIVIDDMTVENGALMIIPGSHKGPTLDHHQDGAFIGAVTDPDFTPEGAVPVELKAGGITLHHVRALHGSAPNTSDKPRRLLLFQYCAVDAWPLKGIPDWDSFNDLIIRGEPTNQPRMVAAPVRMPEPYAELKGSIYEVQSLLDNPLYAKAQ